Below is a genomic region from Actinoallomurus bryophytorum.
GTGCTCCAGGGCGAGGGCGGCACGGTCAACGGGCTGCTCGCACACGTGTCCTCGCTGACCCAGACGCTGGGCAACCGCGACGAGGTCATCGGCCGAGTGATCGACAACCTCGACAAGGTGATCACCACGATCGACTCGCGCGACCAGGAGGTCTCCTCGCTCATCACGGACCTGCGGAGCCTCGTCTCGGGCCTGTCCGGCGACCGTAAGGCGATCGGCGACTCCCTCGTCAGCGTGAACCAGCTCATCGGCGCCACCAACGGCCTGCTCACCCAGGTGCGCCCCCCGCTCAAGCAGGACATCGCCACGCTCGGACAGCTCTCGAAGGTGCTCGCGGCCAACGGCGACAAGCTGGACGAGGCGTTCGCCTCGATGCCCACCAACTTCACGCTGCTCGACCGGGCGGCGTCCTACGGTTCCTTCTTCAACTTCTACCTCTGCAGCCTCGACGCCCAGATCGGGTTGCCCGGAAAGGTCTCCTACAACACCCCACAGATCGTGAACGAGAACGCCCGATGCAAAGGATGATCCAGTTCTCGCTCGGGCGAGAAGGGGAGTACGGCCATGAAACGGTCGTTCCAGGAGCGGGATCCTCTACGCATGGGCGTGCTCGGCATCGCCTTCGTGATCTTGCTAATGGCTCTCTCTTTCAATCTGACGCGCTTCGAGAGCGGGACGAAGTACGCGGCCGCCTTTACGGAGGCCAGCGGGCTGAAACCGCAGGAGGACGTGCGGATCGCGGGCGTGAAGGTCGGCAAGGTGATGAAAGTGGGGTTGGAGGGCGACCACGTGAAGGTCGTCTTCCGGGTCGACGACAAGGTGCATTTCGGTACGCAGTCGCGGGCGCAGATCAAGATCGGCACGCTTCTCGGCGCGCACTATCTGGAGATCCGGCCGAGTGGCGCGCGGCGGCAGTCGCCGCACTCGGAGATCCCGACCTCGCGCACGACACCCGCGTACGACGTGGTGTCCGCGCTCCAGGACCTCAGCGGGCAGTTGCAGAAGATCAACGTGCCGCAGTTGAGCAAGGCCTTCACCACGCTGACGGCCACGCTGCAGGGTTCCTCGGCCAACGTCCACGGGACGCTCGAGGGGTTGCAGAAGATCTCACGCGCGATCGCCTCGCGCGACGACTCGCTGAGCGACCTGCTCGGCCACACGAGCAACGTGACCAAGCTGCTCGCCGACCGCAGCGGCGACCTGTCGAAGCTGGTGTCCGATGGTTCGCTGCTCCTGCAGGAGATCGACGACCGGCGCGCGGCGGTACGCTCGCTGCTCTCCGGCACGGTGAACTTGTCCGAGCAGATCACCGCCACGGTCGAGGAGAACCGCGCCACGCTCAACCCGGCGCTGGTGCAGTTGCACAAGGTCGTCGGCATCCTCAACCGCAACCAGAACAACCTGGACCGGGCCGTACAGGTCCTCGGGCCCTATGTCACGGTCTCGGCGGACGCCACGGGCTCGGGTCGCTGGTTCGACGGCTACCTGCAGAACATCATCCCGCTGCCGGTCGGAGTCGCGCCGCCGTCCACGACGTCGCCGGGGTCCACGACCCCGCGGTCCACGACACCGCCGTCCGGCGGCGACACGCTGCCGATCTTCCCCTGAGCATGAGAGGTACGAAGTGTCCCGACCGCCGAGTGCCGTGCCGCCTAGTGACAGGGGAGGCGCGATCATGAGTGCGAAGCGGCGCGCCACCGGGCGAGGGACGGTGCGTTCCGTGGCGCCGCGGGCTCTCGCGATGGTGCTCGCGCTCAGCGCCACGGTGTCGGGGTGCACGTTCAAGGGCGTGTCGTCGCTGCCCCTGCCGGGCGGCGTGAACACCGGCTCGAACCCCTACGAAGTCAAGATGGTCTTCGAGAACGTCCTGGACCTCGTGCCGCAGTCCGAATGCCGCGTGAACGACGTCCCGGTCGGCATGGTCACCAAGATCGACCTGGTCGACTGGAAGGCCGTGGTGACCTGCAAGCTCCGCGACTCGGTCGACCTACCGGCCAACGCGGTCGCCTCCATCTCCCAGACCAGCCTCCTGGGTGAGAAGTTCGTCGCGCTCTCCGCCCCGCAGGGCCAGACGCCTCAGGGCAAGCTCACGCAGGGCGCCGAGATCCCGCTCGACCGCACCTCACGGAGCACCGAGGTCGAGGAGGTGCTGTCGGCGATGTCGATGCTCATCACCGGCGGCGGCCTGGAGCAGATCTCCACGATCACCCACGAACTCAACGCCGCCCTGCAGGGCCACACCGTGCAGCTGCGTGACGTGCTCGGCCGGCTCAACACCTTCGTCGGCACGCTCGACCGGCAGAAGGGCCAGATCGTCACCACCATCGACAAGGTCGACCAGCTGGCGGCCACGCTGGCCAAGCACAACAAGACGATCGCCGACACGATCGACAGCACCGGCCCGGCGGTGAAGGTCCTGGCCTCGCAGCGCAAGGACCTCACCAAGCTGCTCGTCAACATGGACAAGCTGGGCACGGTCGCGACCCGGATCATCAACCGGTCGCAGGGCGACACGGTGGCGAACCTCCAGTCGCTGCAGCAGATCCTGAACAACACCAACAAGGCCAGCAGCGTGATCCCCAAGATCCTTGGCGGCCTGTTCACCTTCCCGTTCCCGCAGACGGTCTCCCAGGCGCTCAAGGGCGACTACGGCAACCTGTTCGTCTCGCTCGACCTCAACGTGGGCGACATCGCGCACAACTTCCTGGCCGGTACGCCCCTCGAAGGGGTCTCCAAGGCCGCGGACAAGCTGCAGGGCCTGCTGCCCCCGCCGCGTACGAGCGTCCCGGACACGCCACTCGGCGTGCTGCCGTCGCTCACCTCCGGCGGGTCGCAGCAGAACGGCGGCGCGGGCGGGACCGGTGGCAAGGGTGACACCGGCGGGCTCGGCGGGATCCTGCCACCGCTCGGCATGGGCGGGCCGCCGGGCGACGATCTCGGCACACTGCTGAGCGGAGGCACCGCGTGATCATCAAACGTGGAGTCAAGATCCAGCTGCTGATCTTCGCGGTCATCACGGTCATCACCATGGCCTACACCGCGGTCAACATCATCGGCATCGGCAAGGGCGTGCTCGACCTGCGCTACCGGGTCTACGTCGACCTCGCCGACTCCGGCGGCATCTTCAGCAACGCCGAGGTCACCTACCGCGGCGTCACGGTCGGCCGCGTCGGCCCACTGCACCTGACCAAGGACGGCATACGCGTCGAGCTGCGCATCGACCGGGGCAAGAAGGTGCCGGCCAACGGCGTACAGGCCTACGTCCTCAACCGCTCCGGCGTCGGCGAGCAGTACATCGACCTGCGTCCGGCGGGCAACGGGCCCTCGCTCAAGGACGGCTCGACCATCCCGCGCGACCACACCCACCTGCCGGTGCAGACGTACGAGCTGCTGCACAACGTCGACGCGCTCGTACGCACGGTCAACCCCAAGGACCTCGGGACGGTCATCGACGAGCTTGACAAGGGCCTGTCGGGCACCGGTCCTGACCTGCAGTCACTGCTCGACTCGAACAAGCAGATCCTGGACGCGCTGAACGACACGTACCCCGAGACGATCCAGCTGCTCAACAACGGGCGCACGGTGCTCGACACGCAGGCCGACATCGGCCCGACGTTCAAGCAGTTCTCGCGCGACCTGGCCTCGCTGACCAGCGAGCTCAAGCACGACGACGGCGACGTACGGTCGGTGCTGAACACCACGCCCGGCACGCTGACCCAGGCGAACGACCTGTTCGAACGCCTGGAGCCCACGCTGCCCACGCTGCTGGCCAACGGCTCGGTGATCGGGCAGGTGCTGACCTCGCGCTATCCCCAGCTCCGGCAGATGCTGGTGACCTATCCGCTGATCGTGGGCGGGGCGTTCACCGCGGCACCGGGCGATGGCACCGTGCACTTCGGCGTGGAGCTCAACCTCAACGCGCCGCCCGTCTGCACCAAGGGGTACGAGAGCACGCGGGTGCGTTATCCCCAGGACACGCGCCCGGCGAGCGTCAACCCGAAGGCCTCGTGCAAGCTGCCGAAGAACTCCACCTCCGACGTACGCGGCTCTCGCAACGCGCCGCCGCCGGACCCGTACCCGGCCCTGCCGGCCGGTGCCACCTCCGGTGCCGGGTTCCCGTACGAGCGCAGCTACTCCGGCGGATCGCCGGACGCCGACCAGGGGTCCTCCGGCGACGCGGCCAAGCAGGCATCGTCCAAGCAGTCCACAGGAGACGCCCAGACTCCATCGTCTGGACTTCAGACGCTATTCATCACCGGCTACGATCCCCGGACCCGCGTGTACGTGGGGCCCGACGGGAAGCGGTACCGGTTGGGCAAGGTCAGTCAACTGACGGGAGACGCTTCATGGCAGACGCTTCTGCTGAGTCCGATCGTCGGCTGAGTACCGGCCGCGGCGGCCGGCTGGGGGCGATGCTCAGCCGCCGGCCCCGCATCGGCCGGCCCCACCTGGGCCGGCTCGGAGCCGCGTTCGTCGCGCTCGGCCTGGTCTTCGTCGCCCTGACGGTGTGGGCGGGCTTCCTCGCGGACAAGACGTACGCCGCCGACACCCGCAGGTCCGACATCGCCGCCGTACAGGACGTCGCACGCCGGGTCGTCACGCACTTCTACGGGATCAGCTACCAGTCCTTCGACCAGGACACGCAGCGCGTGTACGCCGACCTGGACAGCGCGTTCAAGGCGCAGGCGGTCCAGCAGCTCGGCTCGACCTGGAAGCAGACCGTGGTCGGCAACCAGCTCGTTTCCAGTGCCGTCGTCTATGCCTCGGGTGTGGTCACGATCAGTTCCAAGTCCGCCGAGGTCATGGTGACCGTGAAGCGCACCTCGCAGTCGAGCCAGGTCAAGACCCCGGTCTCCTCCTGGGCGAGCGCGCAGGTGCAGCTCACCAAGCACGGCGACGATTGGAAGGTCTCCGGTATGGGCGGTCTGCAATGACGGTTGCGACTGGACGTACGACCCGACGCAAGAGCCAGGAGACCGACATGCCTGCCGGGCCGGAGAAGGGCAAGGCGGAGGACAAACGGTCGCCCGCGACGAAGTTCCTGGCCCTGCTCGCGTCCGCGTGCGTGGTCATGGCCGGCGCATGCGTCTACCTGTGGCACCAGACCACCCAGGACCAAGCGGTCGAACGCGCCCGCGCGGACGCCCGCGCCGCCGCGCAGTCGGAGGCCAAGGACCTGCTGTCCTACAACTTCCGCACGCTCGACTACGACCTGAGCAAGGCCAAGTCCGAGATGACCCCGGGAATGGCCAAGTCCTTCGGCGACTACTGGCAGATCTTCCGCCCGTCGGTGGAGAAGAGCCAGACCCAGGCCCTGACCCAGATCCAGGTCACCGGCGTGACGGACGCCACGCCGACCCGGGTCCAGGTCGTGCTCTTCGTCAAGATGATCTCGGTCAACGCCGCGCACAAGGAGCCCCAGGTCGACACCTCCTGGCCACGGCTCTCGATGCAGAAGGTCGGCAAGAAGTGGCTGATCGACGGCCCGCGCATGACCACACCTCCGCCGGCGGCGTCGACCCCGAGCACCCCGGCCCCGTCCAAGTCCGCCCCGTCCAAGGGGGCCAAGGCTCCGTCCGGCAAGCCGTCGCATTCGTCCTCAGGCCACTGACAAGACCGCCGCGCCGCCATCCCCGATCGCCGAGCCGACGGTGGGTGGATTCGGCGATGCGCTCGCGTGGGGTCGATGTCTGAGCCGGGGTCCGTCCCGGAGGGACGTCGCACTTAGGTCGCCCGCGCGCGAGCAGACGGTCTGCCTCGACGGCCGTCCGGGCGCTGACGCACCGCTCGGGTAGCCGTGGCCGCTGTCCGTGGTCGCGTCGCGGGCGCGGCCGTCAGGAGCGGCCGAACTTCGACCGGAGCCGGTACCAGGTGCGGCGAGGCCATCGGGCGAGCTTCGCGATCCGGGGATGCCGGGGTGCGTACGATTCGACGTCTTCAAGCCCGGAGATCGCGTTCCCATCGACGTCGGTGGGATCGCGGCGGCAGCGGGCCGCCAGTTCCTCGACGAGGGCGCGTGCCTCGCTGCTCACACATCCGAAGCGGCGCGACAGATGTCCGATGCACAGCCCCGACAGCCCCAGCATTGGATGCCCGGAAGGCAGGCCGTGGCCGAGGCGGAGACACCATGCCTCTACGTACTCGCGTTCGTCGCATCGCAGCGCGAGGCTCACGAGCCAGCCCGCCGCCTCGCTCTCAAGCTCGCTCACAAAGCGTGAGCCAGGTGCCGGCCGCTCCACCTCGACCTTGGCAAGGAGGGCGGCGAAGACGCTGTCCGCCTCGGCATGCCACGCCGCCTCTTGGGCACGCCACGCCTCTTCCTCGGCACGCCACGCCTCTTCGTCGGACATCATCGGCAGCAGGTTAACAAGCGAGCACCGGCCGGCGCCCTCCGCCGGAGCAGCGTAAGTCTGGATCCCGCAAGAGCGACTTGATCATCGGCCCCGGACCACACGCCCCGGCCAGGCCACCGAATCCGGCCGTCTAAACCTCCGCCGGGATGCCATCTTCAGCGACAGGGAATCGTTCGCGGTTCGCCGACGTTAGAACGAACAACCACCAAACACCCATCGTGGTCGAGCCAGCCCTCGGGCCGGTCGACCACCGGCCAAACTGCCACGGGCCGACTACTGATCGCCCACCGGCCCTCACGACCCGTGGTTCGTCCACAACCACCCTCGACCGATCATCGAGCCGACCGGCGACCGATCATGGAACCACCGGCGACGCTTCACCGTTCACACGAACCCTCAAGCCTCACTGCCTTGGCATCTCTCAGGATGTCCGGATACTGAGATTTGGAGGTCGGGCGGGCGTCGCCTAAACTATGGTCTTCGTCACGCCCGATGAGCGGGCGAAATGTCCATGTCTAGTCTTGACGTGGGGCCGCTGACGAGCGATGCTGCGGAGCAACTGTGATGCATACTGCGGTGCTGCGCTTGCCAGCGGTGTAGTCTTTGGCTACACTGCCCCTTTGCGCTGCCCTCTGATTATCCACAACCTGAGAGACCGTCGAGAGTCCATCTTGCACGGTTTTGGGACGTGGATGATCTGGCGTGCGCGTCGTCAGTCCGCCGCGAGCCCTCGGAAGGACCACTCTTGGCAGCCTCGCGCAACGCCTCGACTACCGCAACCGGTCCGAACCGCGTTTCTTTTGCGCGAATCAAGGAGCCTCTGGAAGTTCCGGACCTCCTCGCGCTGCAAACCGAGTCCTTTGACTGGTTGCTCGGTAACGAGAGGTGGAAGGCCCGGGTCGATGCGGCCCAGCAGGCCGGTCGTAAGGATGTCCCGACACAGTCGGGACTTGAGGAGATCTTCGAAGAGATCAGTCCCATCGAAGACTTCTCCGGCACCATGTCCCTCTCGTTCCGTGATCATCGGTTCGAGCCGCCGAAGTACTCCGTTGAGGAGTGCAAAGACAAGGACATGACCTTCTCCGCCCCGATGTTCGTCACGGCGGAGTTCATCAACAACTCCACGGGGGAGATCAAGAGCCAGACGGTGTTCATGGGTGACTTCCCGCTCATGACGCCGAAGGGCACCTTCATCATCAACGGCACCGAGCGTGTCGTCGTCTCGCAGCTCGTCCGTTCGCCCGGCGTCTACTTCGACCGGTCGCTGGACAAGACGTCCGACAAGGACATCTTCGGCTGCAAGGTGATCCCCTCCCGGGGTGCATGGCTCGAGTTCGAGGTCGACAAGCGCGACAACGTCGGCGTCCGGATCGACCGTAAGCGCAAGCAGAGCGTCACCGTTCTGCTCAAGGCGCTCGGCTGGGATGACGCCCGCATTCTCGAGCGCTGGGGCGACTACGAGTCGATGCGGATCACCCTGGAGAAGGACCACACCAGCGGGCAGGACGATGCCCTGCTCGACATCTACCGCAAGCTGCGTCCGGGCGAGCCTCCGACC
It encodes:
- a CDS encoding MCE family protein is translated as MKTTSAAIKLIIFAVIATLFTAVLAVTISNTQFTANTKYRLIFTDAAGVIPGDEVRIAGVRVGQVDSIKLYRGDLAQVTVSVLKTETLPRSTQAQLRYRNLMGQRYVSLTQGNGQGGALPPNGLIPKEQTQPALDLTALFNGFRPLLRAIKPQDVNQLSYEIIQVLQGEGGTVNGLLAHVSSLTQTLGNRDEVIGRVIDNLDKVITTIDSRDQEVSSLITDLRSLVSGLSGDRKAIGDSLVSVNQLIGATNGLLTQVRPPLKQDIATLGQLSKVLAANGDKLDEAFASMPTNFTLLDRAASYGSFFNFYLCSLDAQIGLPGKVSYNTPQIVNENARCKG
- a CDS encoding MCE family protein — protein: MKRSFQERDPLRMGVLGIAFVILLMALSFNLTRFESGTKYAAAFTEASGLKPQEDVRIAGVKVGKVMKVGLEGDHVKVVFRVDDKVHFGTQSRAQIKIGTLLGAHYLEIRPSGARRQSPHSEIPTSRTTPAYDVVSALQDLSGQLQKINVPQLSKAFTTLTATLQGSSANVHGTLEGLQKISRAIASRDDSLSDLLGHTSNVTKLLADRSGDLSKLVSDGSLLLQEIDDRRAAVRSLLSGTVNLSEQITATVEENRATLNPALVQLHKVVGILNRNQNNLDRAVQVLGPYVTVSADATGSGRWFDGYLQNIIPLPVGVAPPSTTSPGSTTPRSTTPPSGGDTLPIFP
- a CDS encoding MCE family protein; amino-acid sequence: MSAKRRATGRGTVRSVAPRALAMVLALSATVSGCTFKGVSSLPLPGGVNTGSNPYEVKMVFENVLDLVPQSECRVNDVPVGMVTKIDLVDWKAVVTCKLRDSVDLPANAVASISQTSLLGEKFVALSAPQGQTPQGKLTQGAEIPLDRTSRSTEVEEVLSAMSMLITGGGLEQISTITHELNAALQGHTVQLRDVLGRLNTFVGTLDRQKGQIVTTIDKVDQLAATLAKHNKTIADTIDSTGPAVKVLASQRKDLTKLLVNMDKLGTVATRIINRSQGDTVANLQSLQQILNNTNKASSVIPKILGGLFTFPFPQTVSQALKGDYGNLFVSLDLNVGDIAHNFLAGTPLEGVSKAADKLQGLLPPPRTSVPDTPLGVLPSLTSGGSQQNGGAGGTGGKGDTGGLGGILPPLGMGGPPGDDLGTLLSGGTA
- a CDS encoding MCE family protein — translated: MIIKRGVKIQLLIFAVITVITMAYTAVNIIGIGKGVLDLRYRVYVDLADSGGIFSNAEVTYRGVTVGRVGPLHLTKDGIRVELRIDRGKKVPANGVQAYVLNRSGVGEQYIDLRPAGNGPSLKDGSTIPRDHTHLPVQTYELLHNVDALVRTVNPKDLGTVIDELDKGLSGTGPDLQSLLDSNKQILDALNDTYPETIQLLNNGRTVLDTQADIGPTFKQFSRDLASLTSELKHDDGDVRSVLNTTPGTLTQANDLFERLEPTLPTLLANGSVIGQVLTSRYPQLRQMLVTYPLIVGGAFTAAPGDGTVHFGVELNLNAPPVCTKGYESTRVRYPQDTRPASVNPKASCKLPKNSTSDVRGSRNAPPPDPYPALPAGATSGAGFPYERSYSGGSPDADQGSSGDAAKQASSKQSTGDAQTPSSGLQTLFITGYDPRTRVYVGPDGKRYRLGKVSQLTGDASWQTLLLSPIVG